The genomic window CGTACAACCCGGGCTGGGATCCGACCGAGACCGGTTTCGACGCCTACACGCTTGACCTGTCGCACTGCGCGGCCTCGCGCATCGATGCGCTGGAGATGGCCGCCAAGATGGGTGCCGGCCTGAAACACGTGCACCTCGGCGACGGCACCGGCGAGGGCCGCGACGAGCACCTGGTGCCGGGCCGCGGCAACCAGCCGTGCGCGGAGCTGCTGCGTTCCCTGGCCGGCCGTGGGTTCACCGGTTCGGTAGCGCTGGAGATCAACACGCGCAAGGCGGCGAGCCGTCCGGCCCGCGAGGCGGACCTGCGGGAGGCGCTGGAGTTCGCCCGCAAGCACCTGGAGCAGGCGCCTGCCGTCACGCCGGGGTGAGTGACCCGGCGGCGCGTTTGCGGGCCCGGTGCGCGGCGACGTGCGACCGGGTCGCGCAGCGTTCCGAGCAGAAGCGACGGCAGTTGTTGGACGAGGTGTCCAGGTAAACGTTGCCGCATCGCTCGTCGGCGCAGATGCCGAAGCGGGCGCTGCCGTACTCGCAGAGCCAGACGGAGAGTCCCCAGGCGGCGCCTGCCAGGTACTCGGCGCTCACCGACGACCCGCGGCTGGTCACGTGCATGTGCCAGTCTCCGGCGTCGT from Actinoplanes derwentensis includes these protein-coding regions:
- a CDS encoding CGNR zinc finger domain-containing protein, coding for MNFDAYARTAIDLVNAGLDDLAGLRALFSGDQAWMRDQVAEKDLAVFRRAQRRLRQVFEHGTSGQDADAVQELNALLEMYPVQPRISGHDAGDWHMHVTSRGSSVSAEYLAGAAWGLSVWLCEYGSARFGICADERCGNVYLDTSSNNCRRFCSERCATRSHVAAHRARKRAAGSLTPA